Proteins co-encoded in one Triticum dicoccoides isolate Atlit2015 ecotype Zavitan unplaced genomic scaffold, WEW_v2.0 scaffold118880, whole genome shotgun sequence genomic window:
- the LOC119343201 gene encoding plasma membrane ATPase 2-like: protein MKNYTIYAVSITIRIVLGFMILALIWKFDFPPFMVLIIAILNDGTIMTISKDRVKPSPLPDSWKLAEIFTTGVILGGYLAIMTVIFFWAAYKTNFFPRLFHVESLEKTAQDDIQKLAAAIYLQVSTISQALIFVTRSRSWSFAERPGFLLVFAFFVAQLV, encoded by the exons CTTGGATTTATGATACTTGCCCTCATCTGGAAGTTCGACTTTCCACCGTTCATGGTCCTGATCATAGCGATTCTAAATGATG GTACCATCATGACTATATCAAAGGATCGGGTAAAACCATCTCCACTACCCGACAGCTGGAAGCTGGCTGAGATTTTCACAACTGGAGTTATCCTTGGTGGATACTTGGCAATAATGACGGTCATCTTCTTCTGGGCTGCGTACAAGACAAACTTTTTCCCG AGATTGTTTCATGTCGAAAGCCTCGAGAAGACAGCTCAGGACGATATCCAAAAGCTCGCGGCTGCCATTTACCTCCAAGTCAGCACCATCAGCCAAGCTCTCATCTTTGTCACCAGGTCACGCAGCTGGTCATTTGCCGAGCGTCCTGGGTTTCTACTGGTCTTTGCATTCTTCGTTGCGCAGCTGGTTT